Proteins encoded together in one Deltaproteobacteria bacterium window:
- a CDS encoding tetratricopeptide repeat protein, protein MRRALRSLLLLGLLLPLALPAPGGAAPGVTGDTLRRIEQRVRLAEHLFDTWQFDAAVSEAEGLYREHPGLPPVQRIAGIAKFHRQDYDGAIALLERAGAGRPEGVPPDPMLVRARDTREITRDYRSYRSDHFELRVPAGVDEVLPRYALPALEQAWKNVGDDFGYHPEVPIVVEAYERPTDLSAASGLSTEAIKTSGTIAICKYNKLMFTSPKALLRGYEWLDTLSHEYVHYVISRVSKNTVPIWLHEGIAKYEETRWSGSAGQALSPSSERLLAEAVAGKRKYITFEEMSPSMALLPSQEATALAFAEVFSLIQYLVEARGGYPKLRELIGLLTEGQDDRSAVRQVLGQTFEQLQRDWKLWLKERPMKARPGVHDTDLTFKEDVKGKVAESAEEEGDPTGELQSKEAKRFAHLGELLRIEGRPKAAVVEYEKAYGLAGPVAVHLANKLGRTHTALGNLARAEEILEEAREASPALVTTHVNLGRLYLGAKRWDEALASYRRATEINPFDPEVHRALSMIHTHRGEGDDVRAELAAFELTRTRIETLRRQRSQKQVADEELGFLSIHTTPWAEVRIDGKSEGLTTPIFRRPLPPGEHALVFRIGGRKVGEQKVTIETARLATVELKLDPEAGEEETE, encoded by the coding sequence ATGAGGCGCGCGCTCCGATCCCTCCTCCTGCTGGGCCTGCTCCTGCCCCTCGCGCTGCCGGCGCCCGGCGGGGCCGCCCCGGGCGTCACCGGCGACACCCTGCGGCGGATCGAGCAGCGCGTCCGGCTCGCCGAGCACCTCTTCGACACCTGGCAGTTCGACGCGGCCGTCAGCGAGGCGGAAGGCCTCTACCGCGAGCACCCGGGCCTGCCGCCGGTGCAGCGCATCGCCGGCATCGCCAAGTTCCACCGCCAGGACTACGACGGCGCCATCGCGCTGCTCGAGCGCGCGGGCGCCGGACGGCCGGAGGGCGTCCCCCCCGATCCGATGCTCGTGCGGGCCCGGGACACCCGGGAGATCACCCGCGACTACCGCAGCTACCGCAGCGATCACTTCGAGCTGCGGGTGCCGGCCGGGGTCGACGAGGTGCTCCCGCGCTACGCCCTGCCCGCCCTGGAGCAGGCCTGGAAGAACGTCGGCGACGACTTCGGCTACCACCCCGAGGTGCCGATCGTGGTCGAGGCCTACGAGCGCCCGACCGATCTCTCCGCCGCGTCGGGCCTCTCCACCGAGGCGATCAAGACCAGCGGCACCATCGCGATCTGCAAGTACAACAAGCTGATGTTCACCTCCCCCAAGGCGCTGCTGCGGGGCTACGAGTGGCTGGACACCCTCTCCCACGAGTACGTGCACTACGTGATCTCGCGGGTCTCGAAGAACACGGTGCCGATCTGGCTCCACGAGGGGATCGCCAAGTACGAGGAGACCCGCTGGAGCGGCAGCGCCGGCCAGGCCCTCTCCCCCTCGTCCGAGCGGCTCCTCGCCGAGGCGGTCGCGGGCAAGCGCAAGTACATCACCTTCGAGGAGATGAGCCCCTCGATGGCCCTCCTGCCGAGCCAGGAGGCCACCGCCCTGGCCTTCGCCGAGGTCTTCTCCCTGATCCAGTACCTGGTCGAGGCGCGCGGCGGCTACCCGAAGCTGCGGGAGCTCATCGGCCTGCTCACCGAGGGCCAGGACGACCGCAGCGCGGTGCGCCAGGTCCTCGGCCAGACCTTCGAGCAGCTGCAGCGCGACTGGAAGCTCTGGCTGAAGGAGCGGCCGATGAAGGCCCGCCCGGGCGTCCACGACACCGACCTCACCTTCAAGGAGGACGTGAAGGGGAAGGTGGCCGAGTCGGCCGAGGAGGAGGGCGATCCCACCGGCGAGCTTCAGTCGAAGGAGGCGAAGCGCTTCGCCCACCTCGGCGAGCTCCTGCGCATCGAGGGCCGGCCCAAGGCAGCGGTCGTCGAGTACGAGAAGGCCTACGGGCTCGCCGGCCCGGTGGCCGTGCACCTGGCCAACAAGCTGGGCCGGACCCACACCGCCCTGGGCAACCTGGCGCGGGCCGAGGAGATCCTGGAGGAGGCCCGCGAGGCCTCGCCGGCCCTGGTGACGACCCACGTGAACCTCGGGCGCCTCTACCTCGGCGCCAAGCGCTGGGACGAGGCCCTGGCGAGCTACCGCCGGGCCACCGAGATCAACCCCTTCGATCCGGAGGTCCACCGGGCCCTCTCGATGATCCACACCCACCGCGGGGAGGGAGACGACGTCCGCGCCGAGCTGGCCGCCTTCGAGCTCACCCGCACCCGCATCGAGACCCTGCGGCGGCAGCGCTCGCAGAAGCAGGTGGCGGACGAGGAGCTGGGCTTCCTCTCGATCCACACCACCCCCTGGGCGGAGGTGCGCATCGACGGCAAGAGCGAGGGGCTGACCACGCCGATCTTCCGCCGGCCGC